From one Esox lucius isolate fEsoLuc1 chromosome 11, fEsoLuc1.pri, whole genome shotgun sequence genomic stretch:
- the nfil3-6 gene encoding nuclear factor, interleukin 3 regulated, member 6: MNVTSEMFDEDSQDLQQQSDGDSASALGGPLSFTDEAVSILTSSSLLARSLLGRTSALKRTNDPSTSGNVLRRKREFIPSEKKDDGYWDKRKKNNEAAKRSREKRRVNDMVLENRVLVLLEENARLRAELLAIKFRFGLVKDPSNTPILPLTSAPCAMQTLAPSYYLPSGAGSNPTAHGAQYGVRGSRDTGSMSEDSGFSTPGSSSVGSPISFEDRLCDHGKLSPHRAEEMGYELHHSPADGQMQHSGHSPGELSRGMMGKVESGDGIKNFPHKMRFKIPSSGEENRRSPVQPAGVRDGPRDAARGLVMLGGAEGAGVWPQQQEGEETRRGRQRPESPPYGHPAPPHGQAESHYNTENHVLKSHLSSLSEEVAQLKKLFSEQLLAKLN; this comes from the coding sequence ATGAATGTCACCAGTGAGATGTTTGACGAAGACTCTCAAGACTTGCAGCAGCAGAGTGACGGAGATTCTGCATCTGCACTTGGCGGGCCGCTGTCCTTCACTGACGAGGCTGTGTCCATCCTGACGTCCAGCAGCCTGCTGGCCCGCTCTCTGCTGGGACGCACCTCCGCTTTGAAGCGCACCAATGACCCATCCACCTCCGGGAACGTTCTCCGGCGGAAGCGCGAGTTCATCCCCAGCGAGAAGAAGGACGACGGCTACTGGGACAAGCGCAAAAAGAACAACGAGGCAGCCAAGCGTTCCAGAGAGAAGCGTAGGGTCAATGACATGGTTCTGGAGAACCGCGTGCTGGTGCTGCTGGAGGAGAACGCACGTCTCCGGGCCGAGCTGCTGGCTATCAAGTTCCGCTTTGGTCTGGTCAAAGACCCATCCAACACGCCCATCCTGCCACTCACTTCCGCTCCCTGTGCCATGCAGACTTTGGCCCCGTCCTACTATCTGCCCAGTGGAGCAGGCAGCAACCCCACAGCACACGGGGCCCAGTATGGTGTTCGGGGCTCCAGGGACACGGGCAGCATGTCGGAGGACTCTGGGTTTTCCACTCCTGGCAGCTCCAGTGTAGGGAGCCCGATCTCCTTTGAGGACCGCCTCTGTGATCATGGCAAACTGTCCCCGCACAGAGCAGAGGAAATGGGCTACGAGCTGCACCACTCCCCTGCAGACGGGCAGATGCAGCACAGTGGACACTCACCTGGGGAGCTCTCCAGGGGGATGATGGGAAAGGTGGAGTCCGGGGACGGCATTAAGAACTTTCCTCACAAAATGCGCTTCAAGATTCCCAGTAGCGGGGAGGAGAACCGGCGCAGCCCTGTCCAGCCAGCCGGGGTAAGAGATGGTCCCCGCGATGCGGCCCGAGGTCTTGTCATGCTGGGCGGAGCCGAGGGCGCGGGAGTCTGGCCACAGcagcaggagggagaggagaccaGGCGGGGGCGACAGCGGCCAGAGTCCCCGCCCTACGGCCACCCAGCACCCCCACACGGCCAGGCAGAGTCCCATTACAACACAGAGAACCATGTCCTCAAGTCCCACCTCAGCTCCCTGAGTGAAGAGGTGGCCCAGCTTAAGAAGCTGTTCTCAGAGCAGCTGCTTGCTAAACTGAACTGA